DNA sequence from the Deferribacterota bacterium genome:
CACCTCTTGTGGCAGCTGGGGTTCGGCAAGTTGAACCCTATTTTGTACATTTACTTGGTTTATATCAGGATTTGTACCAATTTCAAATGTAACAGTTAGCTCATAACTGCCATTGTTAGAGCTTGATGATTCCATATATAACATATTCTCAACACCATTTACTTCTTGTTCGATAGGTGCTGCAACTGTATCCCTAACAACTTCGGCATTTGCTCCTGGGTATACAGTAGAGACTCTAACAACTGGTGGTGTTATTTGTGGGAACTCAGCTACAGGTATATTGAAAATAGCGATAATTCCAGCCATGGTAATAATTACTGATATGACTGTTGCTAATCTAGGTCTTTCAATGAATATTTTAGAAAACATTTAATAATCCTTGTAGACTAAATTTTTTTATTATCATCGGTTATAACATTAACAGGATCGCCTGGCTTTACTTTAAGTATCCCTTCAACAATAACTCTATCACCCTCTTCTAAGCCCTTTTCAACAATCCACTTATCTTCTATTGTTTTACCTGTTTCGATTCTTCTTATTTCAACAACATTTTTTTCGTTTACAACAAGGACAAAAGAGCCTTCATTGTCAATCTGAACAGCTCTTTGGGGGACAAGTGGTTTGTATTCTGGTTTCGATAGTTTTATAAATACATTAACATACTCCCCTGGAACAAGTAGGTGGTCTGGGTTATTATATTTTGTCCAAATAGCGATTGTTCCAGTTCTTGGATCTACCTTGTTGTCAACAAAATCAATAATGCCTTTATAGGGATATTTTGTGCCATCTGAAAATGCTATCTCAGGGGATAAGATTTTTTTAGAGTCTTTTGACTCCATATCCTTTAAGGCATTTCTTATTATTGATATATTATTTTCGCTGATCGAGAATACTACCCTAATGGGATCCATTTGTTTTAATTCAGCAAGTGGTTCTGAGCTTGGTCCAACAAGGTTACCTTTGGTATATGTGGTTTTTCCAATCCTACCTGTTATAGGGGCATAAATTGTAGTATAACCGTAATTGATTGATGCAGTATCTAGGTTTGCTTTTGCTTGTTCAAGCCTGCCAGCAGCTAAATCTCTATTTGCTATAGCATCATCTATATCAGTTTGTGGCACACTTTCTGGCCTTGCACTTTTAAGTCTCTTAAGCTTTGTCTCTGCCTTGAAAAGCTCTGCCTTTGCTTGTTTTACCTCTGCTTTTGCTGCATCCAATCTAGCTTTGTATGGCGGTTGCTCAATTATATAGAGTAGACTCCCTTTTTTTATAAAATCACCCTCTTTAAAATTAACCTTTTCTATATAACCTTCTACACGTGCCATTATTTCTACTGATTCTATAGATTCGACGTGACCCACCTCTTTTTCAGGTGGGTTAACATCTTGCATTTTTATCTTGTAAACCTTTACTGGGATTTTAGGGGTATTTTCATCATCTTCGGCATATATATTTCCAATGAATATAAAAAGCAATACAATAAATGTTGTAAAAAATCTGGTTGTTTTTAAAATATTCATAAAATTCTCCTAATCCTAAACTAAATATAATTCTAATTTAGAAAGAATTATATTCTTATAACATAGAAAAATAAAAAGTCAAATAATTATTTTAAATAAATATTTAATTTTAAATAAAAAAATATTTAAACAAAAAAAAGAAAAACCTATTTAATGAAGGAAGAAAAAAGTATTTCGGCAGCCTTGCTTGGGGTTAATTCCCCATTTAGAATCATTTCTCTATACTTATTATACATTTCTTTAATAACTTTATTGTTGAAAAAAAACATCTTTAGTTTTGATTCAATTAGATCATCAAACCATTTTATGTTCTGCAATTTTCTGTTTTTTGAAAAAAGATTTTCTTCTTTTAGAAAGGATATAAATTCATTACTCTTAGCAAGTAGCGAATCTATGCCTTTATTTTCTAGTGCATCTATCAATAAGATAGGAACACTCCAATTGCTATACTTAGATTTTGTGATTGATAGGGCAAACTCTAAGTATTTTTTTGAATTTTTAGCCTTTGTTATATTATTACCTGAAACCTTATTTATGGCTATAATATCAGCAATTTCAATAATACCTTTTTTTATCCCTTGTAAGTCATCGCCTGCATTAGGCAATTGCAACAAAATTATTATATCAACCATATTTGCTATATTAATCTCAGATTGCCCCGTGCCCACAGTTTCAATAATGACTCTGTTATAACCTGCTGCTTCGCACAAGAATATTGCCTCCCTTGTGTTGTAGGTGACGCCCCCAAGAGATGTTGAGCTTGGAGAGGGTCTTATATACACATTGTCTAGTTTAGACAGCTCTTCCATCCTTGTTTTGTCGCCAAGTATACTACCCCCTGAGATATGGGAGGAGGGATCAACTGCAAGTACAGCAATTTTATCACCTTTTTTTGCAAGCATAGAACCAAACCTGTCAATAAAAGTGCTTTTACCAACACCGGGTGGTCCTGTTATACCATATCTTACTGAATTACCTGTATATTTGTATATTTTAGATATTATCTTATCTGCATATTTTCTGTGATCTTCCCTTTTACTTTCTATTAAAGTAATTGCTTTTGATAATGCCCTAAGGTCACCTTTTAATATTAAATCAATCAAAGATGATTCATTCATTAGAGGCATAGTGCCTCTTTTTGCATAGATTTTCTATTATTTCTTCAGCTGCATCTAATATTGGTGCTCCTGGACCAAATATTGATATAACACCTATCTTTTTTAGATAATCATAATCTTTTTTTGGAATAATGCCGCCCATGACGATTAATATGTCCTCTTTAAAATCTTTAATATTAAATTTTTTGAGCTCTTCAATTAACGAATTAGCGATTTCTTTATGTGCACCTGCTAATGTTGAAACACCTATAACATGCACATCATTTTCAATAGCCATCTTAGCAATTTCTTTTGGTGTTGAAAAAAGTGGTGCCATGTCAACATCAAAGCCTAAGTCAGAGAACGCCGATGCAATTACTTTTGCTCCTCTATCATGTCCGTCTTGACCTATTTTTGCAACTAATATACGGGGTCTTCTGCCTTCCTCTTTTGCAAAATTGTCAACATCTTTTTTAATATTCATGAAGCATTCATCATCTTTAAAAATACTGCTAAACTGTCCATTTTGTATTC
Encoded proteins:
- a CDS encoding efflux RND transporter periplasmic adaptor subunit → MNILKTTRFFTTFIVLLFIFIGNIYAEDDENTPKIPVKVYKIKMQDVNPPEKEVGHVESIESVEIMARVEGYIEKVNFKEGDFIKKGSLLYIIEQPPYKARLDAAKAEVKQAKAELFKAETKLKRLKSARPESVPQTDIDDAIANRDLAAGRLEQAKANLDTASINYGYTTIYAPITGRIGKTTYTKGNLVGPSSEPLAELKQMDPIRVVFSISENNISIIRNALKDMESKDSKKILSPEIAFSDGTKYPYKGIIDFVDNKVDPRTGTIAIWTKYNNPDHLLVPGEYVNVFIKLSKPEYKPLVPQRAVQIDNEGSFVLVVNEKNVVEIRRIETGKTIEDKWIVEKGLEEGDRVIVEGILKVKPGDPVNVITDDNKKI
- the meaB gene encoding methylmalonyl Co-A mutase-associated GTPase MeaB, which gives rise to MNESSLIDLILKGDLRALSKAITLIESKREDHRKYADKIISKIYKYTGNSVRYGITGPPGVGKSTFIDRFGSMLAKKGDKIAVLAVDPSSHISGGSILGDKTRMEELSKLDNVYIRPSPSSTSLGGVTYNTREAIFLCEAAGYNRVIIETVGTGQSEINIANMVDIIILLQLPNAGDDLQGIKKGIIEIADIIAINKVSGNNITKAKNSKKYLEFALSITKSKYSNWSVPILLIDALENKGIDSLLAKSNEFISFLKEENLFSKNRKLQNIKWFDDLIESKLKMFFFNNKVIKEMYNKYREMILNGELTPSKAAEILFSSFIK